CAAGAGGCCCAACGTAGAAGTCACCGGCGCTGCGCGGCCTTATCGCGCAGCGTCCGTGTAGACTGCCGGGTTGGGGCTTGGCCATCCACGTAAGCGTCGAGAAGCCGGCGAATCATGCGTTGGTACTGAGTGTTATGCTTTGAAGCCTCCGACTTGAAGAATTCAATGCTCTTCTTGCTCAGAGCCAGAGTTACTTTCACGCCCTCTTCACGAAATGCCAGTTCTGCCGGCGAGGGGAGGAAGTCGGGAACCACCTGGACTTTGCCAAGGGGTTCATCGGTGTATTTAATTTTAGTTTCG
This genomic interval from bacterium contains the following:
- a CDS encoding CopG family transcriptional regulator, whose amino-acid sequence is MKYTDEPLGKVQVVPDFLPSPAELAFREEGVKVTLALSKKSIEFFKSEASKHNTQYQRMIRRLLDAYVDGQAPTRQSTRTLRDKAAQRR